Proteins encoded within one genomic window of Actinoplanes octamycinicus:
- a CDS encoding GntR family transcriptional regulator, whose protein sequence is MSAGPDFAPRYFRIEQELRARIAKARPHDPLPSEPELAREFGVSRMTARAAVTQLVNDGLAYRAPGRGTFVAVPTGPRRADNLIRLSEEIRKQGKVPSSRVVSAELRPATVIEATRLRQRAGDVVAIYRVRQADGDPFAFEHACYPGVLSALLDFDLSGSVHEALVALGRVPTRGTSTITAQPANEEDAKELGVPVGSALLVEERLILDQEGRPLELSESRYDGTKYRLDVAFGVEPHQ, encoded by the coding sequence ATGTCCGCCGGACCAGACTTCGCGCCGCGCTACTTCCGCATCGAGCAGGAACTCCGAGCGCGGATCGCCAAGGCGCGGCCACACGATCCGCTGCCCTCCGAGCCGGAGCTGGCCCGCGAGTTCGGGGTGAGCCGGATGACCGCCCGGGCCGCGGTCACCCAGCTGGTGAACGACGGGTTGGCGTACCGAGCGCCCGGCCGCGGCACGTTCGTGGCGGTGCCCACCGGGCCGCGCCGCGCGGACAACCTGATCCGGCTCAGCGAGGAGATCCGCAAGCAGGGCAAGGTCCCGTCGTCCCGGGTGGTCAGCGCCGAGCTGCGGCCGGCCACCGTGATCGAGGCCACCCGGCTGCGGCAGCGGGCCGGCGACGTGGTGGCGATCTACCGGGTCCGGCAGGCCGACGGCGACCCGTTCGCCTTCGAGCACGCCTGCTATCCGGGGGTGCTCAGCGCGCTGCTCGACTTCGACCTCTCCGGGTCGGTGCACGAGGCGCTGGTCGCGCTCGGCCGGGTGCCGACCCGCGGCACCTCGACGATCACCGCGCAGCCGGCGAACGAGGAGGACGCCAAGGAGCTGGGCGTGCCGGTCGGCAGCGCGCTGCTGGTCGAGGAGCGGCTGATCCTGGACCAGGAGGGCCGTCCGCTGGAGCTGAGCGAGTCCCGTTACGACGGCACCAAGTACCGCCTGGACGTCGCCTTCGGCGTCGAGCCCCACCAGTAA
- a CDS encoding ATP-binding cassette domain-containing protein, with amino-acid sequence MPVTITLPARARAQLVATGIRADRAGLSNLALTVSPGSRWGIVGENGRGKTTLLRVLSGTLPPDAGEVRLTGTLGVADQELSFAPGETVGTLIEAALADARAALFALDEAAQALAGAYSDPGHDHVGSFTRDRSGAGDGDAGSFTRDRSGADGGYAGSLAGDRSSATDGYAGPFAGGLSGAGDDYARALDAVELLDAWDADRRIDLALEQLGAVTDRDRLLATLSVGQRYRVRLACLLGATHDFLLLDEPTNHLDADGLDFLTARLRSHPGGVVLVSHDRALLRDVTTTILDLDPTVDGRPAVYGGGYPGYQAGRAAALARWEQTYEQQTATAKRLAEELTGAQDRLVTGWRPDKGTGRHKRATRAPGLVRSVHRRQDELLRHAVTAPQPPGRFRMPSLPAIPGRALLTADRLQLTGRLRTPVTLTLNSGSRLLITGPNGTGKSTLLSLLAGLLTPTAGAATHPTDIRIALLTQESPSDTPSEKSRSAMLSEDSRLATSATDSRLVTSAEGSWLAASATDSRLVTSAEGSWLAASAEDSRLVTSAEGSWLAASAEGSRLAASSEDSRVVTSAEDSRLVMSSEKSQSVSSSEASGPITSSEVNATGHRSAGNSHRASANRSGDPTSLAPIELGLLTASDLDRPAHRLSMGQRRRLDLASLLAAEPHVLLLDEPTNHLSITLVDELTEALLHTPAAVVVATHDRQLLKDLSSWPQLNLA; translated from the coding sequence ATGCCTGTCACCATCACTCTGCCCGCGCGCGCCCGCGCCCAACTCGTCGCCACCGGAATCCGCGCCGACCGCGCCGGTCTGTCCAATCTGGCTCTCACCGTCTCGCCCGGCTCCCGCTGGGGGATCGTCGGCGAGAACGGCCGCGGCAAGACCACCCTGCTACGGGTGCTCAGCGGCACCCTGCCCCCGGACGCCGGCGAGGTCCGGCTCACCGGCACCCTCGGTGTCGCCGACCAGGAACTCTCCTTCGCCCCGGGCGAAACGGTCGGCACCCTGATCGAGGCCGCGCTCGCTGACGCCCGTGCTGCGCTGTTCGCCCTCGACGAGGCAGCTCAGGCGCTCGCCGGCGCCTATTCCGACCCGGGCCACGATCACGTCGGGTCGTTCACCCGCGATCGGTCCGGCGCGGGCGACGGTGATGCCGGGTCGTTCACCCGCGATCGATCCGGCGCGGACGGTGGTTATGCCGGGTCGCTGGCCGGTGATCGGTCCAGTGCAACCGATGGTTATGCCGGGCCGTTCGCCGGCGGTCTCTCCGGTGCGGGTGACGATTACGCCCGGGCGCTTGACGCGGTCGAGCTGCTCGACGCCTGGGATGCCGATCGCCGGATCGACCTCGCGCTGGAGCAGCTCGGCGCGGTCACCGACCGGGACCGGCTGTTGGCCACGCTCTCGGTCGGTCAGCGCTACCGGGTCCGGCTGGCCTGCCTGCTCGGCGCCACCCACGACTTCCTGCTGCTCGACGAGCCGACCAACCACCTGGATGCCGACGGCCTCGACTTCCTCACCGCCCGGCTGCGGTCACATCCCGGCGGGGTGGTCCTGGTCAGCCACGACCGAGCGCTGCTGCGTGACGTGACCACCACGATCCTGGACCTGGACCCCACAGTGGACGGGCGCCCGGCTGTCTACGGTGGCGGCTATCCCGGCTACCAGGCCGGCCGGGCCGCCGCATTGGCCCGCTGGGAGCAAACCTACGAGCAGCAGACCGCGACGGCGAAACGTCTCGCCGAGGAGCTGACCGGCGCGCAGGACCGCCTGGTCACCGGCTGGCGCCCGGACAAGGGGACCGGCCGGCACAAGCGGGCCACCCGCGCACCGGGCCTGGTCCGCTCGGTGCACCGCCGCCAGGACGAACTGCTCCGCCACGCGGTCACCGCCCCGCAGCCCCCGGGCCGCTTCCGGATGCCTTCGCTGCCGGCGATCCCCGGCCGCGCTTTGCTGACCGCCGACCGTCTCCAGCTGACCGGCCGCCTCCGAACCCCGGTGACCCTGACCCTCAATTCCGGCTCCCGCCTGCTGATAACGGGCCCGAACGGCACCGGCAAGTCAACCCTGCTATCCCTCCTGGCAGGCCTACTGACCCCAACCGCCGGCGCCGCAACCCACCCCACCGATATCCGAATCGCCCTCCTCACCCAGGAATCTCCGTCAGACACGCCGTCCGAAAAGTCCCGATCAGCCATGCTGTCCGAGGACTCCCGGCTGGCCACGTCGGCCACGGACTCCCGGCTGGTCACGTCGGCCGAGGGCTCCTGGTTGGCCGCGTCGGCCACGGACTCCCGGCTGGTCACGTCGGCCGAGGGCTCCTGGCTGGCCGCGTCGGCCGAGGACTCCCGGCTGGTCACGTCGGCCGAGGGCTCCTGGTTGGCCGCGTCGGCCGAGGGCTCCCGGTTGGCCGCGTCGTCCGAGGACTCCCGGGTGGTCACATCGGCCGAGGACTCCCGGCTGGTCATGTCGTCCGAGAAGTCTCAGTCAGTCTCGTCGTCCGAGGCCTCTGGGCCGATCACTTCGTCCGAGGTGAACGCCACCGGGCATCGATCCGCAGGCAATTCCCACCGGGCGTCGGCGAACCGCTCCGGCGATCCGACCTCCCTGGCACCGATCGAACTCGGACTGCTGACCGCAAGTGATCTCGACCGCCCGGCCCACCGGCTGTCGATGGGCCAGCGGCGGCGGCTGGACCTGGCGTCGCTGCTCGCCGCCGAGCCCCACGTGCTGCTGCTCGACGAACCCACCAATCACTTGTCGATCACCCTGGTCGACGAACTGACCGAAGCCCTCCTGCACACCCCCGCGGCAGTCGTCGTCGCCACCCACGACCGCCAGCTGCTCAAGGACCTGAGCTCCTGGCCCCAACTGAACCTGGCCTGA
- a CDS encoding ABC transporter ATP-binding protein — MTVAPEAPVIALAGASRVYPGVSPIVALRPTDLAVPRGDAVAITGRSGSGKSTLLQLLGLLDRPTEGQYWLNGVDTAAMTDRQRTRLRGSQIGFVFQSFHLIAHRTVEENVRLGLMYRGVPRSRRRSRALDALSRVGLADRADALPGELSGGQRQRVAIARALAIEPAVLLADEPTGNLDTHTAEDVLQLFDAIHRDGQTLVVVTHDQDVAARMPRRLTITDGLVVEELPREAGHVA, encoded by the coding sequence GTGACCGTCGCGCCCGAGGCGCCGGTGATCGCGTTGGCCGGGGCGTCCCGGGTGTACCCCGGGGTCAGCCCGATCGTGGCGTTGCGCCCCACCGACCTGGCGGTGCCGCGCGGGGACGCGGTGGCCATCACCGGACGGTCCGGCTCCGGCAAGTCCACCCTGCTGCAACTGCTCGGGCTGCTCGACCGGCCGACCGAGGGGCAGTACTGGCTGAACGGGGTGGACACGGCCGCGATGACCGACCGGCAGCGCACCCGGCTGCGCGGTTCCCAGATCGGCTTCGTCTTCCAGTCGTTCCACCTGATCGCCCACCGCACCGTCGAGGAGAACGTCCGGCTCGGCCTGATGTACCGCGGGGTGCCCCGGTCGCGGCGGCGGTCGCGGGCGCTCGACGCGCTGTCCCGGGTCGGGCTCGCCGACCGCGCCGACGCCCTGCCCGGCGAGCTCTCCGGCGGTCAACGCCAGCGGGTCGCGATCGCCCGGGCACTGGCCATCGAGCCGGCCGTGCTGCTGGCGGACGAGCCGACCGGAAACCTCGACACGCACACCGCGGAGGACGTGTTGCAGCTGTTCGACGCCATCCACCGGGACGGCCAGACGCTGGTGGTGGTCACCCACGACCAGGACGTCGCGGCGCGGATGCCCCGGCGCCTGACGATCACCGACGGGCTGGTCGTCGAGGAGCTGCCGCGCGAGGCCGGTCATGTGGCGTGA
- a CDS encoding SigE family RNA polymerase sigma factor, translating to MRDGAEEEYTEYVAARIPALRRLAFLLAGDEHRADDLVQQTITTLYLKWRRASAAANLDAYVRTMLVRTYVDERRLAWARVRLFRQAPEPPPVESGGGGVEDRQVVRAALGRLPRRQQAVLVLRFFYDLPVDDVATTLGCSTGTVKSHTSRGLATLRRLLGEPELAAAN from the coding sequence ATGCGGGATGGTGCCGAAGAGGAGTACACCGAGTACGTCGCTGCCCGGATCCCGGCGCTGCGACGGCTGGCGTTCCTGCTCGCCGGTGACGAGCACCGCGCCGACGACCTGGTCCAGCAGACCATCACCACGCTCTATCTGAAGTGGCGGCGGGCCAGCGCCGCCGCCAACCTCGACGCCTACGTGCGCACCATGCTGGTCCGCACCTATGTGGACGAGAGACGACTGGCGTGGGCCCGGGTCCGGCTGTTCCGGCAGGCACCGGAGCCACCACCGGTCGAGTCCGGCGGTGGTGGCGTCGAGGATCGCCAGGTGGTCCGGGCCGCGCTGGGCCGGTTGCCCCGCCGGCAGCAGGCCGTGCTGGTGCTCCGCTTCTTCTACGACCTGCCGGTCGACGACGTCGCGACGACGCTCGGCTGCTCCACCGGCACGGTCAAGAGCCACACCTCCCGCGGGCTGGCCACGCTGCGACGACTGCTCGGCGAGCCGGAGCTCGCCGCCGCGAATTGA
- a CDS encoding peptidase produces the protein MRIKHLALAGAAIFGIAAVPAPAFADDPQPIAPVKTAGTSFLTAVAITANQPVEVGAVTGDYLYWQFTAEAGQRPDLAASVTLPADGRTGDESWIIEVFDGLRRRQACVAGEQSPVAARDAAQVTLGCRIRQVRSWAEPQDGDPLPGTYYVRLSSTKVPEADLGLPLKVRLTLTAEKGDLDADQGELAKPLVPNNQPGTVLTGPAPSASPSAEVEESSFSMDWLPDFSGRWFWTAGGGILAALTGLFGFSLTRRRRRA, from the coding sequence ATGAGGATCAAGCACCTCGCGCTGGCCGGTGCCGCGATCTTCGGCATCGCGGCCGTGCCGGCGCCGGCGTTCGCCGACGACCCGCAGCCGATCGCCCCGGTGAAGACCGCCGGGACCTCGTTCCTGACCGCCGTGGCGATCACCGCGAACCAGCCGGTCGAGGTCGGCGCGGTCACCGGCGACTACCTGTACTGGCAGTTCACCGCGGAGGCCGGCCAGCGCCCGGACCTGGCCGCGTCGGTCACCCTGCCCGCCGACGGCCGCACCGGCGACGAGTCGTGGATCATCGAGGTCTTCGACGGGTTGCGCCGCCGGCAGGCCTGCGTGGCCGGCGAGCAGAGCCCGGTGGCGGCCCGGGACGCGGCGCAGGTGACGCTCGGCTGCCGGATCCGGCAGGTCCGGTCGTGGGCCGAGCCGCAGGACGGCGATCCGCTGCCGGGCACCTACTACGTGCGGCTGTCCAGCACCAAGGTGCCGGAGGCGGACCTCGGCCTGCCGCTCAAGGTGCGCCTGACGCTGACCGCCGAGAAGGGTGACCTCGACGCCGACCAGGGCGAACTGGCCAAGCCGCTGGTTCCGAACAACCAGCCCGGCACGGTGCTGACCGGTCCGGCGCCGTCGGCGTCGCCGTCCGCGGAGGTCGAGGAGAGCAGCTTCAGCATGGACTGGCTGCCGGACTTCTCCGGCCGCTGGTTCTGGACCGCCGGCGGCGGCATCCTCGCCGCCCTGACCGGCCTGTTCGGTTTCTCCCTGACCCGGCGCCGCCGCCGCGCCTGA
- a CDS encoding contact-dependent growth inhibition system immunity protein — protein MTDVREQSLEEVEGDAWGDAPADATKLIATVHELRRKPIGLLEVEDLRVLLGQREGVPVLVPRALDILERDPLAEGDYYPGDLLDVVLNGVPADYWAACPGESARLRALVDTIDLKEVDDDELRAGIAAFREGDASRPPAKAPGPL, from the coding sequence ATGACCGACGTACGAGAGCAGTCCCTCGAAGAAGTCGAAGGCGACGCCTGGGGTGATGCGCCGGCCGACGCCACCAAGCTGATCGCCACGGTTCATGAGCTGCGCCGCAAGCCGATCGGACTGCTTGAGGTGGAAGACCTTCGAGTGCTGCTCGGTCAGCGCGAAGGCGTTCCGGTGCTGGTGCCACGAGCGCTCGACATCCTCGAGCGTGACCCGTTGGCTGAGGGTGACTATTACCCGGGCGACTTGCTGGACGTTGTGCTGAACGGCGTCCCGGCGGATTACTGGGCTGCCTGTCCTGGCGAGTCGGCCCGTCTGCGTGCCTTGGTCGACACCATCGACCTGAAGGAAGTCGACGATGACGAGCTGCGGGCCGGCATCGCCGCGTTCCGCGAAGGAGACGCCTCGCGACCTCCGGCGAAGGCACCCGGTCCGCTCTGA
- a CDS encoding peptidoglycan-binding protein: MAVRSRLGSRRRRLAILLAVAAGAAGSGVWAGHRIESPADAARRASAPAASPITVPVERRVIATSIVVRGDVQYSEEYAVTPDPDVGQGAGVTAPVVTGHLPRGGSTLKEGTVALEVSGRPIIALQGALPMYRALRPGAKGADVTQLQAALRRLGHLAGRPSGTFDAATTTAVDRLYDAVGYDPVAPTAEEAQQVEAAEQRVTDAHQQTVAAQQALASARSGPPRSEVLAAEGAVDSARRARDLARTERDTAERNGADTATLTRLTNALADAENALAVARAQLAELTATTDTKALRRAVTTAQATERTARTALTQVRAASGARLPRGEIVFVPTLPRRVQKVEAKLGQPVEGAALSLTATTSRIDTSISEEERKVLKVGAEVRVDDTSSDVAFTGRVAEIADTAGTNGALAGTYYVRIDPRGVDPKRIEGLNLRVTMPIESTDGEVLAVPVAALVTDAAGTTTVRVRRGGSDEDVPVTAGLSADGFAEVTPAGGAQLAEGDLVVVGQQW; encoded by the coding sequence GTGGCCGTCCGCTCCCGTCTCGGCTCCCGGCGCCGCCGGCTGGCCATCCTGCTCGCCGTGGCGGCCGGAGCGGCCGGGTCCGGCGTGTGGGCCGGGCACCGGATCGAGTCGCCGGCCGACGCCGCGCGGCGCGCCTCGGCGCCGGCCGCCAGCCCGATCACCGTGCCGGTGGAGCGCCGGGTGATCGCCACCTCGATCGTGGTCCGCGGTGACGTGCAGTATTCCGAGGAGTACGCGGTCACACCCGACCCCGACGTGGGCCAGGGCGCCGGCGTGACCGCGCCGGTGGTCACCGGGCATCTGCCGCGCGGTGGCAGCACCCTCAAGGAGGGCACGGTCGCCCTGGAGGTCTCCGGCCGGCCGATCATCGCGTTGCAGGGCGCCCTGCCGATGTACCGGGCACTACGGCCGGGTGCCAAGGGCGCCGACGTCACGCAGCTGCAGGCCGCGCTGCGCCGGCTCGGGCACCTCGCCGGCCGGCCCAGCGGGACGTTCGACGCGGCCACCACCACCGCGGTCGATCGGCTCTACGACGCGGTCGGCTACGACCCGGTGGCGCCGACCGCCGAGGAGGCGCAGCAGGTCGAGGCGGCCGAGCAGCGGGTGACCGACGCGCATCAGCAGACCGTCGCGGCGCAGCAGGCCCTGGCCTCGGCCCGGTCCGGTCCACCCCGGTCCGAGGTGCTCGCCGCCGAGGGCGCGGTCGACTCCGCCCGCCGCGCCCGCGACCTGGCCAGGACCGAGCGGGACACGGCCGAGCGCAACGGCGCCGACACCGCCACGCTGACCCGGCTGACCAACGCGCTCGCCGACGCGGAGAACGCGCTGGCCGTCGCGAGAGCGCAGCTCGCCGAGCTGACCGCGACCACGGACACCAAGGCGCTGCGCCGGGCGGTGACCACCGCGCAGGCCACCGAGCGCACTGCCCGCACCGCGCTCACCCAGGTGCGCGCCGCATCCGGTGCCCGGCTGCCGCGTGGCGAGATCGTCTTCGTGCCCACCCTGCCGCGCCGGGTGCAGAAAGTGGAGGCCAAGCTCGGCCAGCCGGTCGAGGGCGCGGCCCTGAGCCTGACCGCGACCACCTCGCGGATCGACACGTCGATCAGTGAGGAGGAGCGCAAGGTGCTCAAGGTGGGCGCCGAGGTGCGGGTCGACGACACCTCGTCGGACGTCGCGTTCACCGGCCGGGTCGCCGAGATCGCCGACACCGCGGGGACGAACGGGGCGCTGGCCGGCACGTACTACGTCCGGATCGACCCGCGCGGCGTCGACCCGAAACGGATCGAGGGGCTGAACCTGCGGGTCACCATGCCGATCGAGTCGACCGACGGGGAGGTGCTCGCGGTGCCGGTCGCCGCGCTGGTCACCGACGCGGCCGGCACCACCACGGTACGGGTCCGGCGCGGCGGGTCCGATGAGGACGTACCGGTCACCGCGGGTCTGTCGGCGGACGGGTTCGCCGAGGTCACCCCGGCCGGCGGCGCCCAGCTCGCCGAGGGTGACCTGGTCGTGGTGGGTCAGCAGTGGTGA
- a CDS encoding ABC transporter permease, whose amino-acid sequence MWRDLWDEALAGVLARPGRTALTALGTVLGTATLVITTGLADTAGAQIVSRFDELAATTVTVVPTPEDGPQAKESPIPWDAPARLIRLNGVESAATMTTLRLPDVKITATTVVDPLAAKGTAAAVVAGSPELAAAVEGRVIGRFFDTGHNGRGDRVAVVGRNLANSLHLADLRQRPAIFVGSQSFTVIGVLVDARRSAGLLDAMILPEGTARKVFGLKAPESVVIDTAVGAAALIASQAPIALAPQKPELLTAERPAEPTTTKAKVAEDVRALFVLLGVISLVVGGVGIANTTLVSVLERIGEIGLRRSLGGTRFSVASLFILESSMIGLIGGILGSSAGILAVVLVGAVKQWTPVLNIWITPAAVLVGAVVGLLAGLYPSLRAAKIEPIAALRVQA is encoded by the coding sequence ATGTGGCGTGACCTCTGGGACGAGGCGCTGGCCGGGGTGCTGGCCCGGCCCGGCCGGACCGCGCTCACCGCGCTCGGCACGGTGCTCGGGACCGCCACCCTGGTGATCACGACCGGTCTGGCGGACACCGCCGGTGCGCAGATCGTCAGCCGGTTCGACGAGCTCGCCGCCACCACCGTCACGGTCGTCCCGACCCCGGAGGACGGGCCGCAGGCGAAGGAGAGCCCGATTCCGTGGGACGCCCCAGCCCGGCTGATCCGGCTCAACGGCGTCGAGTCGGCGGCGACCATGACCACCCTGCGGCTGCCGGATGTGAAGATCACCGCGACCACCGTGGTCGACCCGCTCGCCGCGAAAGGGACCGCGGCCGCCGTGGTCGCCGGCTCGCCCGAGCTGGCGGCGGCCGTCGAGGGCCGGGTCATCGGCCGCTTCTTCGACACCGGTCACAACGGTCGCGGGGACCGCGTCGCGGTGGTCGGCCGGAACCTGGCGAACTCGCTGCATCTCGCCGACCTGCGGCAACGGCCGGCCATCTTCGTCGGCAGCCAGTCCTTCACGGTGATCGGGGTGCTGGTCGACGCCCGCCGGTCGGCCGGCCTGCTCGACGCGATGATCCTGCCCGAGGGGACTGCCCGGAAGGTGTTCGGCTTGAAAGCGCCGGAGTCGGTGGTCATCGACACCGCGGTCGGCGCCGCGGCCCTGATCGCGTCCCAGGCGCCGATCGCGCTGGCCCCGCAGAAACCGGAACTGCTGACCGCCGAGCGGCCCGCCGAGCCGACCACCACGAAAGCGAAAGTCGCCGAGGACGTACGTGCGCTATTCGTGTTGCTCGGTGTCATCTCACTGGTCGTCGGCGGGGTCGGGATCGCTAATACGACACTTGTCTCCGTACTGGAGCGGATCGGTGAGATCGGGCTGCGCCGAAGTCTCGGCGGGACCCGTTTCTCGGTCGCCTCCCTCTTCATTCTGGAATCGAGCATGATCGGCTTGATCGGCGGGATTCTAGGATCCTCGGCGGGCATTCTCGCGGTGGTTCTGGTCGGCGCCGTCAAACAATGGACACCGGTGCTGAACATCTGGATCACGCCGGCCGCGGTGCTGGTCGGGGCGGTGGTCGGGTTGTTGGCCGGGCTGTATCCGTCGCTGCGGGCGGCGAAGATCGAACCGATCGCGGCGCTCCGTGTGCAGGCCTGA
- the deoC gene encoding deoxyribose-phosphate aldolase, which yields MDFTVSQIARMIDHSILQPQFTVEDVRSGCAVAAKYQVASVCVRPSDVPYAVELLRGTEVRVGTVIGFPHGDTSTEVKVAETEQAVARGASEIDMVINIGWLRSGDIAAVETEIKEIVRAAGEAHVKVILETAYLTDEEKLAACWAAERAGAAFVKTSTGFAPTGATIDDLALMRSAVSPKVQVKASGGIRSLDTLLAMAAVGVTRFGSSATAEILDDLARRQVTTYARRA from the coding sequence ATGGACTTCACCGTCTCGCAGATCGCCCGCATGATCGACCACTCGATCCTCCAGCCGCAGTTCACCGTCGAGGACGTGCGGTCGGGCTGTGCTGTCGCGGCGAAATACCAGGTCGCCTCGGTGTGCGTGCGCCCGTCCGACGTGCCGTACGCGGTCGAGCTGCTGCGCGGCACCGAGGTCCGGGTGGGCACCGTGATCGGCTTCCCGCACGGGGACACCAGCACCGAGGTGAAGGTGGCCGAGACCGAGCAGGCGGTGGCCCGCGGCGCCAGCGAGATCGACATGGTGATCAACATCGGCTGGCTGCGCTCGGGCGACATCGCGGCGGTGGAGACCGAGATCAAGGAGATCGTGCGGGCGGCCGGCGAGGCGCACGTCAAGGTGATCCTGGAGACGGCGTACCTGACCGACGAGGAGAAGCTGGCGGCGTGCTGGGCGGCCGAGCGGGCCGGGGCGGCGTTCGTGAAGACCTCGACCGGCTTCGCTCCGACCGGCGCGACGATCGACGACCTGGCCCTGATGCGCTCGGCGGTGTCGCCAAAGGTGCAGGTCAAGGCGTCCGGCGGGATCCGCAGCCTGGACACCCTGCTGGCGATGGCCGCGGTCGGCGTGACCCGGTTCGGCTCGTCGGCCACCGCCGAGATCCTGGACGACCTGGCCCGGCGACAGGTGACCACGTACGCCCGTCGCGCCTGA
- a CDS encoding RNA polymerase sigma factor, protein MAVSVAAVDDRPLPGDMSHEGDGFEAFYRANVDRVYRALAVTLRRDELAGEATAEAMARAYTRWSVVSRLENPAGWVFRVGLNYATSWWRKVRRERPPADDVAHPGPELNESAVFVREALAQLPTPQRAVITCRILLDLTTAETAAALSISEGTVKSRLSRGLSALRSAVDGKE, encoded by the coding sequence ATGGCGGTTTCAGTGGCTGCGGTCGACGACCGTCCGCTCCCCGGCGACATGTCGCACGAGGGGGACGGATTCGAGGCGTTCTACCGTGCCAACGTCGACCGGGTCTACCGCGCGCTGGCGGTGACCCTGCGCCGCGACGAGTTGGCCGGCGAGGCCACCGCCGAGGCCATGGCGCGAGCATATACGCGCTGGTCAGTCGTGAGTCGCCTGGAGAATCCGGCCGGTTGGGTCTTCCGGGTCGGGTTGAACTACGCCACCTCCTGGTGGCGCAAGGTGCGCCGGGAGCGCCCGCCGGCCGACGACGTGGCCCATCCGGGCCCGGAGCTGAACGAGAGCGCGGTCTTCGTCCGCGAGGCCCTGGCCCAGCTGCCGACTCCGCAGCGTGCGGTGATCACCTGCCGCATCCTGCTGGATCTGACGACTGCCGAGACGGCCGCGGCACTGAGCATCAGCGAGGGCACGGTGAAGAGCCGGCTCTCCCGGGGCCTCAGCGCACTGCGGTCGGCCGTGGACGGCAAGGAGTGA
- a CDS encoding VWA domain-containing protein: MHKSLSIVVATGLIGAATLFGAAPAYADETETSEPPRVELVLDVSGSMRAADIDGETRIAVAKRAFNKVVDALPENTQLGIRVLGATYPGKNKKIACKDTQQIVPVGPVNAVQAKNAIATLKPTGYTPIGLALKKAAEDLGDTGSVRRIVLITDGEDTCTPPDPCEVARELAAQGTHLVVDTLGLTPDEKTRKQLVCISTATGGTYAAAKSEEELTDRVQQLVDRAAVPPPVQPAVVTGTADCTNAPLLAPGVYTDREKISEHRFYRVAVQPGQELRASVSISLDRALNPDYGVLLKAASRDGRELVRGVDAGSGRADVLSAGLRWSADEQKADAKASADAADADDADEPADSATELCLIVSNSFAAAVTAAGPGMPVELSIDLVDASHAPDAPGLGRGFLFLLVLAIAGLVAGVLAGWITRYWVATWREN, encoded by the coding sequence ATCCACAAAAGTCTGTCCATAGTGGTGGCGACTGGATTGATCGGTGCCGCCACCCTGTTCGGCGCCGCCCCGGCGTACGCCGACGAGACCGAAACCTCCGAACCACCCCGCGTTGAGCTGGTCCTCGACGTCAGCGGCTCGATGCGCGCCGCCGACATCGACGGCGAGACCCGGATCGCGGTGGCCAAGCGCGCCTTCAACAAGGTGGTCGACGCGCTGCCGGAGAACACGCAGCTCGGCATCCGGGTGCTCGGCGCCACCTATCCCGGCAAGAACAAGAAGATCGCCTGCAAGGACACCCAGCAGATCGTCCCGGTCGGGCCGGTCAACGCGGTCCAGGCCAAGAACGCGATCGCCACCCTGAAGCCGACCGGGTACACCCCGATCGGCCTGGCGCTGAAGAAGGCCGCCGAGGACCTCGGCGACACCGGCTCGGTACGGCGGATCGTCCTGATCACCGACGGCGAGGACACCTGCACCCCGCCGGACCCGTGCGAGGTGGCCCGCGAGCTGGCCGCACAGGGCACCCACCTGGTCGTCGACACGCTCGGCCTGACCCCTGACGAGAAGACCCGCAAGCAGCTGGTCTGCATCTCCACCGCGACCGGCGGCACCTACGCCGCGGCGAAGAGCGAGGAGGAGCTGACCGACCGGGTGCAGCAACTGGTCGACCGGGCCGCGGTGCCGCCGCCGGTGCAGCCGGCCGTGGTCACCGGCACCGCCGACTGCACCAACGCGCCGCTGCTCGCCCCGGGCGTCTACACCGACCGGGAGAAGATCAGCGAGCACCGCTTCTACCGGGTGGCCGTGCAGCCCGGCCAGGAGCTGCGGGCCTCGGTGAGCATCTCGCTCGACCGGGCGCTGAACCCGGACTACGGGGTGCTCCTGAAAGCCGCGAGCAGGGACGGCCGGGAGCTGGTCCGCGGCGTGGACGCGGGCAGCGGGCGCGCGGACGTGCTGTCCGCAGGTCTGCGCTGGTCGGCCGACGAGCAGAAGGCGGACGCCAAGGCGTCGGCCGACGCGGCGGACGCGGACGACGCGGACGAGCCGGCCGACTCCGCCACCGAGCTGTGCCTGATCGTCAGCAACTCCTTCGCGGCGGCCGTGACCGCGGCCGGGCCGGGCATGCCGGTCGAGCTGAGCATCGACCTGGTCGACGCGTCGCACGCGCCGGACGCCCCCGGCCTCGGCCGCGGCTTCCTGTTCCTGCTGGTCCTGGCGATCGCCGGGCTGGTCGCCGGCGTGCTGGCCGGCTGGATCACCCGGTACTGGGTGGCCACCTGGAGGGAGAACTGA